Genomic segment of Pseudoalteromonas carrageenovora IAM 12662:
CTATCATCAATACCTTCTGAGCTACTCAACCACGTTAAACCGAGCGTTTCCCACGAGATATAATCTAAGCCGTGTACATCTGTATGTTGACTGACTTTATTATGAATACACGCAAGAGAATGGTGCGAATCAGGAACCGTTGGCTCGTCGTCAACGAACCAAATATCAACCTTTGGGCGACCGAATTGTTCGCAAAGAACTTTGAATCCATCACTTTGGAGAAATAAGACCATTGCGTGATGATCTCTCCAAACATAAAACGGGGCGTAGCTATTCATCTGATTTTCATAACTTTTAGCGTCTTTACGCGAATATAGATAGGCCTTAAAAATTAACCCTGGGAACCCTTCTAATAAGTGACCTTTTTCCTTGATACGAGCTTCTATTTTTTCCATAGGATAATCAGACGGGAGAACGATTTTATATTGCATTGCTATCACTATATTATCTCCATTTCATCTTTCCATGACTGACCAGAGGAAAAAGACCAGTCTTCTGGGCCATTGAATTGAACAATGATCATAATATCTTCTTTACGAATGGGGGTTTTGGCCTGAAGTTGCTCACACAACGCTTTGTACAAGGCTCGCTTTTGTTCATGGTCACGTGATTTTCCAGCGAATATGTGAAACAAAACTCCAGATTCACTACGACTTTGAGCCAGATTTGGATAATTCGAATTAAAAACCTTTTGCTGTGGGGTATGAATGTCGAATATTTGAAAATAGTCTCCATTCGGTACTGCAAAATAAGCTTCTAAACATTGCTGTAGAATATATGAGATTTGATGCTTATAGTTTTCAAATAACTCATTACCTAAAGAAATTCGTGTCATTGGCATTAGTCATTCCTCCCGTGGTCCATCTCATCTAACCGCTCAAGTGCAGAAGCCGTTACAGGCCAACCGGCATAAAAAGCAAGATGAGTCATTGTTGCACTCAGTTCTTTTACTGTCAGTCCGTTGCTGAATGCCCGAGCTAAATGACCCGGTAGTTGTTCCACACGATTTAAGACCACTAACGCGGTGATGGTTATCAGACTTCTATCACGAGTGCTCAGACTCTCATCACGCCATATCTGTCCAAATAAGATATCTTCCGTAACTTTATGAAATTGTGGAGCAATTTCAGCAAACAGTTTCATTAAGTATTGTTCTTTTGTATCCATATATTTCTCCTGTTTTTTCGTCTACTGGAAAATAATAAGTTGATTTTTTAATATAAAAAATCAAAACTATTTTGATATATAGTTTTGATTTTCAGGATGGTTGAACATGCGGAGTCTGGATTTAGATGCCTTACGATGTTTTGTCTTAGGAATTGAGTTAGGCAGCTTTGCAGCTGCAGCTGAACGAATTAATCGTTCACCTTCTGCGGCCAGTGCCCAGTTAAAAAAGCTCGAACAGCAGTGCAACACACCATTAGTGACCAAAATCGGCCGCCATCTAGAGCCGACTGAAGCAGGTGAAATTATTCTGGCTTATGCCCGTCGCATGCTTCAGTTAAATGACGAAGCTCTAAACCAGTTAGTGGAAAATTCATTGACGGGGAAAGTGGTTTTTGGCTTACAAGAAGATTTTAGTGACGTACTATTGCCTCAGTTGCTAGGTGTATTCTCTCGCTCACATCCAAATTTACAATTGCAATCCATTGTTGGGCGCCATCAGGAGTTGATGGATGGCATTCAATCTGGTGAGTTGGACTTTTCATTGGGCTGGAGAGGTGAAAAATCGGCGTCATATAGTGAACTTCTGGCAGAATTACCACTGTACTGGTATGGGCCAGCAAATAAATATCTTAAAGAATCCATTAATATTTCTAAACCTGTACCACTAGTCATGCTTGATGGTTCTTGCATTATCAGACAACAAGCCATAGCAGCATTAGATCGCGAGGGGATTCCATGGAAAATTACCTTTGTTGGCCGAAGTCTAAGTAACTTATGGAGCGCTGTTGATGCCGGCTTAGGAGTTACGGTTCGCTCTTCTTTCAGTCACCCGGATACTATTAGTAAGTTGGATGGTTTGCCGGTCCTTGGAAAACTTAGGTTGTGCCTCGATCGTAATCAATATAAGTTAGAAAAAGTACAGGAACAGTTGTATGACGAATTAAAACAACAGCTTACACTCTATATCAAAAAGTAAAGTGATTGAATTGCTGCCAGAATTGTGGACACAAAAGTCCACACTATGAGCAAGCCTGAGTCAGATTGAATCATTAGGTAAACTAATCCAAAATCACGTTAATTCGATGTGAATGAGTATTTGCTCTAACAAGCTTTGGGGCATAAACGAGTTAATACCATAGTCCGATTTTGCCACTCATGTGGCTTCAAGTACTGATTTAATCTTATCATTCTAGTCTGTCACTTTTAAGTTGCGAATTATAAATAATCTCATATATTCAGTAACTTATAAGCCACTCTCACGAGTAAATTTTCCCCCATAGTCATATTGATATCGGGAAATAGTGTCCCTTAAACGGCTACCCCTACACCATTTACAGGTCTACTCATATATATACTTTCTTTTATACCCGTTTTTTCAAAGTAATTACTTTCTATGGTCGCTGTAACTTCATCAACAGCATCATCACAAACAAGTGCAACTATACAGCCACCAAACCCTCCTCCTGTCATTCTAACCCCCCCTTTGCCATTTATTTTATTTTTCACCAGCTCAACTAAAAAATCTATCTCGGGGATTGTAATTTCAAATAATGTTTTCATCGATTCATGACTATCGGCCATTAAAGCACTGATAGAGTTAATATCGTTTCTATTAAACGCATTCATAGCATCTAAAGTACGTTGATTTTCATAAACAATATGTTCCGCGCGTTTGGCTACTGTAGTGTCTAACTCGTGTTTTTTTTCTTCAAAAGTTTTTATTGATACATCTCGTAAATGAGTTACCCCGAAAAATTCAGCAGCAGATTCGCACTCTTGGCGCCGAAGATTATACTCGCTATCTAATAATCCTCTTTTGACATTTGAATTGACCATTAATATAGACATTCCTTCAGGCACACTGACTGGCGTTAATTCTAAAGTGCGGCAATCAATTCCAAGTGCCTTGCCCTCTATACCGTTTGCTGAGATAAGTTGGTCCATGATGCCACAAGCACACCCTACAAAATTATTTTCCGCAGCTTGGCAAATCATTGCTATTTGTTTACGGGTCAAATTTAAATTACACAATTTATTGAACGCAGCCGCAATGCCAACCTCTAATGCTGCAGATGAACTCAATCCTGCGCCTTGCGGAATATTTCCCTTAATAGCCAAATTGCAGCCTTGTAACTCATAACCACTTTTCTTGAGTTCATCAACAACCCCTCTAACATAATTGACCCACACTTTGCTTTTTACAAACTCAATCGGCGCGTTTATTAAAAATTCGTCATGATCGTTATTATAATCTAAAGCTGTTACTCTAATTTTATCGTCTGTTCGGGCCGAAACAGCAATCAAAGTACCGTAATTTATAGCGCAAGGCAGTACGAACCCACCGTTATAATCAGTATGTTCCCCTATTAAATTAACGCGCCCAGGTGCATTAATTACGAATTGTGCTTTTGTGGAATACGCATTTTCAAAGCCCAAATTAACGTCTACAAGTTGATTCATTCCGTTATCCCGTTTTAATTATAATTTAAGAAGTTATCGTTCAATTTTTCTAAATTGTTTTTTTTGTATTAATCCCTTCAACTTACATAATAGATTTTTGCTTTTGTCCTAATTAATATGCTTAATATAAGTCCCCTGTAGACCTATGGAGGTTTAATCTAAGCTCGCTTCTATTGCAATTGATTAAAGTAGTTGTAAGCACTTCTATTTTTCAGCTTTTGAGCGAAGCTCATTCCTAATTTTTTAAGCTGTGGCGCATTATTATAAGCACCAATTTTGAGTTTTAATTCACTCACGGCTTGCGCTGTTGAGGCAATGCTATCTAGTGCTAAAAAGTATAAATAAGCGTATTGCACGTTATTACTCTCAAGTGTCATTGCGTGTTTAAACGAATCAACTGCTGCAGGTTTGTTACCGCTTCTAATAAGCGCCATACCATTTGCATAATGCAGCGGCGCAGAGGTAGGTACTGCGTTTAAACCACTGTTTAACGTGCTTTGCATTTTTGCTGTTTGACCAAGGCGATAATAAATATCGGCTAAATTTACATAACTTGCATCAAAGTAAGGGTCAACGCTAATGCCTTTTTGTAACGACTTTATAGCACCGTTTATGTCTTGCTTGTTAAGCGCGAGCAGACTTTGATTGATGTTGCCTTCACCGCGCCATGTATTGACGGTATTGGCGTGTGCGAGCTCTATAATTGATTGATTAAGCCCGTTTAACTGCGCTGTTGTTTGGCTTAGGTTTTGCGCTGCAGCAACACGCACTGACTTTAATTTGTCGGTTAATAGTTGTTTGTAGCTTTTCAAGCGCTCTGCTTCGGGGAGTAAAAAGCCCACTTTAGCAATCGCTAAGCGAATAAGCGGAAGCGGCGAATTAACCCAACTTTTTACTGTGGCATCGTTTAGCTCAGCACCTGAGTTGCCTAGATATGCAATTGCACTGGCGCGGTCTATTTCGTTTAACGAAAAGTCATTAATTAAGCTCATATGTGCATTTTGCGATATCGCTTTTAATGAGCGCAGTTCAAGCATACTGTGCTCGCTTGCACTTAATTCAGGTGCTTTACCATGCCATTTTTCAAGTGTGCTTTCTGCCCATTCGTTGGTTTTACCGTCGTGGCATTGCACACATGCATTAGGTGTATCGTATTTTATTGATATGTCAGGGCGCGGAATTTTAAAGCTGTGGTCGCGCCTGTCATCAACGCCCATGTATCTGTTGGTTGGCATATGGCAGTTAACACATTGCGCCCCGGTTGATTGTTCTTTATGACGATGATGCTCGGGTTTGTTGTATTCGCTCGCACTGTGGCACTGTAAGCACAGCCCATTTGTTTTTGTTTTAACTTTCATGGTGTGTTTATCGTGGCAGTCAACACAGTTAACCCCGGCTTTGTACATTTTACTTTGTGCAAAAGAGCCAAACACATACACTTCTTCTTTAATTTGGCCATCGGCGTGATACAAATTCGGTTCTAAAAATGAAGGGCTAAATTGGTCTAAAAACGCTTGGCTGTTATCAAAGCCATCAGTCAGTGGGCTTCTAAGCGAATGACACGCATAACAGCCTTGCATAAAGCTGTTATCGCGCGGCTCACCTTGCCAAGTAGCAATTTTATTATCGCCAATTATTTTCCACTGCGACATATTGGTAGGGCTTGTTTGAGCCGATTTAGTCACTTTTTTAGTTTTATGTTCATCCGTTATATCGCTGTGGCACGATTTACAACCCACATTAATATTTGAAAAGTGCGTATCAAAGCTTTCTTTTTCAGTAGTGTAATTACGCTTTAAATTATCTGAATGGCAATCGGCGCACATGCCGTTCCAGTTTTGTAGAGGTTGCAGCCAATGGAGACGGTCGTTAGGTTTTACATCCTCGTTAGCGTAGTTAGCATACCAACGCTGGCCGCCTAGTGATTTAGCGCGACTATCCCATGCAAAAGGAAATACTTGGTATTTGCCTTTTTCAACTTCAATTAAATACTGCTGCAATGGGTCAAAGCCAAATACATAACTTACGGTGTACGTTTTTTTAGTGCCTTGCTCGGTCAAATCAATTAAAAAGGACTCTTTTTCTTTATAAAAAACGGCTTTTTGAGAAAAGTGGGTCGCGGTTATATTACTAAAATCACCAAGCACGGTATCTTTATTGGCTAAAGCCATTGAGTTTGCATGGTCTGACTGCTTCCAATCATGGGTTTGTTGTTGATGACAAGACTGGCATTCCTCGTTTGCAATCGCTGAAAAGCAACTGCATAAAAAAAGAACAACAAAAAGGCTGTTTTTTATATTTATCATTACAAATGCTACTTGCCTTGTTCAGTTAAAAACTTATCCCAAAAAATTAAGTAGTCATCTGGAGCAATTTTGGGAGACAAGCCTCTTAACCTCATCTGTGTAAGGTAGTGCTTTTTAAAAAAATCATCCCAATATTCTTTAACCTCCCGCGTTTCATCAATCATTCCTTGATCATTAGTTGCTTTCTGCCAGCGTTGAAGCTCTTTTCTCATGGTTAATAATTGCTCTTCATAATTCTTATTCAGTGCTAAATTATTCACTTCATCTGGATCATTAAATGTATCGTAGAGCTCCTCTTGAGGTCTATTGGGTGCAAAAAATAATGCTTGTTCGTGAGTTAATAGCTTTTTAGCATGCATTGATTCCATAAGCGCCAATACTGGATATTGCAGATGTTTGTAGGCATTAAAGTCGTTATATGGTTTTTCGGGATAAAAGTTTTTAATATATTTAAAACGAAGATTTCGCACAGCCCGTACTCTGTCATCTGTCTCGTCGGTCCTATCTTTATGAGCATAAATATAATCTCTTTTTTGTTTGTTTTTTCCTAAGAATATATGCCCTTCTACGTAATCAGGAACCTTTAAGCCAACCAAATCAAGCGTTGTAGGCATGACATCAATTAAGCTAACTAGCTCATTATTAACTTGATTAGACTCAATACCTTTTCCCCAAACAATAAGAGGCACTCTTAGCCCTCCATCGTATAACCACTGTTTATCACGCAGCATTGCACGCCCATGATCTCCAAAAATGAAAACGATTGTATTTTCTAATACACCGGCTTTTTCAAGCTCAGAAAATAAATTACCGACCTTTTGATCTACAGTTTGTATTGTTTCTAAGTAAAGAGCCCAATCCCGGCGCGTAATATCATGGTCAGGGTAATAACTCGGAATTTTAACTTTTGAGGGATCAATAGGATTTTTTTTATCTGCAATAAAAGTACGGTGGGTTTCGCTATAATTAATTTGTGCAAAAAATGGCTGCCCGGAATACTCTTTTATATAAGTCTGCCATGCGGGCCGCTCTAAAAGCTTAAGATCCGTAGGGGAATGCGTATAAGCGCCTCCAGAGTATTTAACTTCGCCATCTTGGGCATCAAAGGCATTTATAGTGGTAGAAAAGTTAAAATCCGTTTTTTGTTTAGGACCCATCAATAAGTTTACATAACCAGCTTCACGCATAAATTGTGAAGTCATTTTAATATTCTCTGGTAAATAATAACCATCATCTAAGTGACTTCTATGGTTTTGCGCGCCTATGCTTGTTGCATGCATACCAGTAAAAAAAGCAGAACGTGCGGTAGAACAAACTGCCGCAGTGGCGTATGCGTGATTATAACGAATCCCCTCGTTTGCAAGTCTATCTAGGTTAGGTGTTTTAACTTCTGGAGTACCATATACAGATAGATCTAAAGAAATATCTTCGAGTACCAACCAAATTATATTTGGTTTATTACTATCACTAGCACTCTGTGCGTCTGCTTTGTTAATAATAGCAGCGAAAATCAATACTAATGCCGTAAGTGCATATTTATAAGATTTCATTTTAGGCTCTTTAAACGTATAGATTGAAGTTCAATATCTTGAAGCTTTTGTTCCAGTAACTTAACTTTATCTGGGTATTTAGCCGCAAGATTGTGTAGTTCAGATGGGTCAGTATCAAGATCAAATAATTGAGGCGCTTTTGAAGTACCTGGATCAATATTTTTTTTTGCTTTCACCCACGCTACATCTTTTTCGGTTGGCCTTATATACTTCCAACTATTCTCTCTTAAACCTTTTGCATGGGGAGTTTCTTGCACTAAGGTTTTACGAGCCAATTTACTTGCATCAAAAAGCGGTAATAATTGATTTTGGCTATCAATCGCCTCCGTCTCTTCCAAAGGCACTCCTAATAACTCAGCTATTGATGCGTATAAATCAATTTGGCTAAATAGAGAATTACTCACACCCGGTTTAACTCTATTAGGATAGTGAACAATAAATGGAATACGGGTTCCAGCTTCGTAAATACTGTACTTGCCACCACGGTATGGGCCATTTTGTTTATGAGTTCCAATGCGCTTTAATGCTTCGTCATCATAGCCATCTGTTAAAACAGCACCATTATCGCTAGTAAAAATAACCAAAGTATTATCTAGTAAATTTAACTCTCTGAGTTTTTCCACCACTTGCCCTGTGGTCCAATCCATCTGAACGATTGAATCACCTCGAGCCCCCATGTTTGTTTTTCCCCTAAACATTTCATTTGGCAATCGAGGAACATGAATATCATGGAACGAAAATAGTAGAAAAAATGGCTGTTGACTTGATTTTGAAATGAATTGCTTTGCTTTATCTGATAAGACTGTATTAAATTCTTCATCGCGCCATTCTGCAGACTTTCCACCTTGCATCCACCCAATTCGACTAATACCATTTACGATGGTCTTGTTATGCTGACTATCTGCCGCCTGCCTTAAAATTTCAGGATTTTCATAACCTGTAGGGCGCTTTCCTATTTTCTTATTGTAATTAACAAATAAAGGATCTGATTTTTCTAAATTCACAACATCATGATTCTCAAGAAAAACAGAAGGGACTCTATCTCCTGTGGCTGGAATCAGAAAACTATAGTCAAATCCAACTTCTAGTGGGCCAGGCTTAACATTTTCATTCCAATTTACTGGCGTATTGCCATCACCGAGGCCTAAATGCCATTTACCAACAATACCTGTTCGATACCCTGCTGTTTGCAGCATTTTTGGTAATGTTTTTTGTACTTCAGAAATAACTAGCGGGGCATCACCTTTAAGTATGCGAATGTTTTTTCTAAAAGCATGCTCACCGGTCAGTAATGAATATCTTGATGGAGAGCATGTTGCGGCAGAGCTATGCGCATCAGTGAATCTAATACCATTTTTCGCTAACGCATCGATGTTTGGAGTGTTGACCTCAGTAGCACCATAACTACTTAAATCTCCCCACCCAAGGTCATCAACATAAAACAAAACAATATTTGGTTTTTCCGCACCATTTTGCGCCTCTTTTGCATAGGCATCCGAATAAAAAGTGTTGAAAATCCCAATACTAAATAACCCCAATACTAAAAGTTTATTTGGTAACATTCGAATAACCTCAAATTATATGTGTGAAATAACCAGTAACAGCTTTTAAATAGAAACCTTAAAATCCTAGCTAAAAATCAAGGAGATTAATTTTTAGGCTCCATATTAATGAACCAACAAAAAAAATCAACAAAAATGGCAACGATTTCCTTCAATAAGCCAAAATAAGCCATTAACAAAAATACTTATAAACCCCTCTAAAACCGCCATCAATCAACTGTTATTGTATATTAGTTGTTATTTATTGACCGTAATTGTTAAATATTATTGGAAAAGCTTAAGCTTGTACGTTACGATTAGAACCCAAATAAGGATAACGCAATCCCTTTTCGGTTTGATTGATATTCAATCGATAAAGTAAGGCGATCACACACAATACAATAATGGTTAATGGGTAACTAAGATGAAAAGTCACTTTAAATTAAACGCCATATCAGCTGCAATAATCTGCACATTTGTTTCAGGCATTTCTGTAGCTGAAGAAAACACTGATGAAAAAAAGAAAGTCGATAAAAAAGAATCCGACGTTGAGGTTATCACTGTAACCGGCTTTCGAGGTAGCTTGCAGCGTGCAATGAACAATAAAAGGTTCTCTGAGGGGGTTACAGATTCAATCCATGCGGAGGATGTTGGTAAGTCAACAGACCAAAATATTGCAGATGCTCTCTCTCGTGTTACAGGGGTTACAGTTCAGGAGTCTAATGGTGAAGGTACTAAAATATCGGTCCGTGGTGCTAATTCTAATTTAAATAATATTTCAATGAACGGAGTTACCCTAACAAGCGGGCTTTCAGGATCAGGTTCTAATGCATCAGCAGAGCAAGGTGTTGACTTAAGTTCATTTTCATCTGATATTCTATCGTCTATTGAAGTGCAAAAAACAGCATCAGCAGATCAAGATGAAGGCTCTCTGGGTGCAAACGTTGTATTGAAAACCATTAAACCATTATCTTTAAAAAAGCCGATACGCAGTATAGAACTTCAAGGTCGTTATAACGATTACTCTGAAGATGCAAACCGAAAAGTCTCCGCTTCTTTTTCAGATAAATACCTTGATGACTCATTAGGTGTTATTTTCACTTTCGCTGATGAAACTCAAAATACTCGAAGAGATGAGTATAGTGCTAGTTGGGATGATGAGATTCATAGCGCTAAAGCAGGCAAAGCTAGAGATTTTTCGACAGGACAAATTATTACAGAAGAAAGTGAGTTTTTATCTCAAAGTTCACAAAGTTACGGTTTAAATTTAGATAAACGAGATAGGCAGTCTATAACCTTAGGCTTACAGTATCAACCAACTGCTGATACCGACATCCAATTAGATCTTACCCATTCTAATCAGGAGGTTACATTAGATAATCATCAATATGATCTGCAAATTTTATCAAACTTAAAAAATAAAAACAGTGATCCTCAAGAGGATTGGTGGACCATAAACAACGAGAATCATACATTGGTTAAGCGCCTTGATCGTTCAAATCGCGGTCGAGTATTTCGCCTTAAAGGTGGCTCTGAAATTAAGAACAATATCGGAACACTTAGCATAGACCATCATTTTACAGATAACTTTTCTGGTAAACTAATAGCTGGTTATTCTAAAACAAGCCAAGACTCACTCCCTAACGCTAGAGTTATGTTAGCAGGTAAATCTAAGACAAATAAATTACCAATAACATCAAATGATCCAAATGAAGTAACTTTACAGCCGCAAGGTTACGATTGCTCAAGTGGTAGCTGTCAAATTATCGCTAATAAAGGCTTTATCCAATTTCCAGATGGCATCACCGACCCATCTTTTGGTTTAGCACCAGGAAGAACAAATCCACTCGACATTCAAAACTTTCGAGTAGGGAATGTATCTAATGATGAGGATCATAATTCAGATACCAATAAGTCTCTATTCCTAGATTTTGACTGGAATGTAGATTATTTGGGCGTTACTAAGGTTGAGTTTGGAGGAAAGTATTCAAAGAGAGTTAAAGATGTTTACTCCCTTACAACTAAAATTCTAAACAACTCGGTAGTAGTTGACGCTAATGGAGACGAGCTAAGTATCGGAGGCCTAACAGATATAACAATGGCCGATCTATTAGTATCCAATGATTTTCCTGTAAATAACTTTATGGATGGTATTGCAGATCCTAATCAAGTCCACTTTTTAGATGGATGGGGAATAGTAGACCCATTCAAAGCGCTTGCTTTAGCAACCGATAGTGAGTCGGGTTTAGATGTAAAGCCACAACCTGATGAATCTGCATCAAGAATTATTGAGC
This window contains:
- a CDS encoding DUF4865 family protein, which produces MIAMQYKIVLPSDYPMEKIEARIKEKGHLLEGFPGLIFKAYLYSRKDAKSYENQMNSYAPFYVWRDHHAMVLFLQSDGFKVLCEQFGRPKVDIWFVDDEPTVPDSHHSLACIHNKVSQHTDVHGLDYISWETLGLTWLSSSEGIDDSSGEVYSVGYVAHGQNDIE
- a CDS encoding tautomerase family protein is translated as MPMTRISLGNELFENYKHQISYILQQCLEAYFAVPNGDYFQIFDIHTPQQKVFNSNYPNLAQSRSESGVLFHIFAGKSRDHEQKRALYKALCEQLQAKTPIRKEDIMIIVQFNGPEDWSFSSGQSWKDEMEII
- a CDS encoding carboxymuconolactone decarboxylase family protein — its product is MDTKEQYLMKLFAEIAPQFHKVTEDILFGQIWRDESLSTRDRSLITITALVVLNRVEQLPGHLARAFSNGLTVKELSATMTHLAFYAGWPVTASALERLDEMDHGRND
- a CDS encoding LysR substrate-binding domain-containing protein, with product MRSLDLDALRCFVLGIELGSFAAAAERINRSPSAASAQLKKLEQQCNTPLVTKIGRHLEPTEAGEIILAYARRMLQLNDEALNQLVENSLTGKVVFGLQEDFSDVLLPQLLGVFSRSHPNLQLQSIVGRHQELMDGIQSGELDFSLGWRGEKSASYSELLAELPLYWYGPANKYLKESINISKPVPLVMLDGSCIIRQQAIAALDREGIPWKITFVGRSLSNLWSAVDAGLGVTVRSSFSHPDTISKLDGLPVLGKLRLCLDRNQYKLEKVQEQLYDELKQQLTLYIKK
- the galK gene encoding galactokinase encodes the protein MNQLVDVNLGFENAYSTKAQFVINAPGRVNLIGEHTDYNGGFVLPCAINYGTLIAVSARTDDKIRVTALDYNNDHDEFLINAPIEFVKSKVWVNYVRGVVDELKKSGYELQGCNLAIKGNIPQGAGLSSSAALEVGIAAAFNKLCNLNLTRKQIAMICQAAENNFVGCACGIMDQLISANGIEGKALGIDCRTLELTPVSVPEGMSILMVNSNVKRGLLDSEYNLRRQECESAAEFFGVTHLRDVSIKTFEEKKHELDTTVAKRAEHIVYENQRTLDAMNAFNRNDINSISALMADSHESMKTLFEITIPEIDFLVELVKNKINGKGGVRMTGGGFGGCIVALVCDDAVDEVTATIESNYFEKTGIKESIYMSRPVNGVGVAV
- a CDS encoding multiheme c-type cytochrome; amino-acid sequence: MINIKNSLFVVLFLCSCFSAIANEECQSCHQQQTHDWKQSDHANSMALANKDTVLGDFSNITATHFSQKAVFYKEKESFLIDLTEQGTKKTYTVSYVFGFDPLQQYLIEVEKGKYQVFPFAWDSRAKSLGGQRWYANYANEDVKPNDRLHWLQPLQNWNGMCADCHSDNLKRNYTTEKESFDTHFSNINVGCKSCHSDITDEHKTKKVTKSAQTSPTNMSQWKIIGDNKIATWQGEPRDNSFMQGCYACHSLRSPLTDGFDNSQAFLDQFSPSFLEPNLYHADGQIKEEVYVFGSFAQSKMYKAGVNCVDCHDKHTMKVKTKTNGLCLQCHSASEYNKPEHHRHKEQSTGAQCVNCHMPTNRYMGVDDRRDHSFKIPRPDISIKYDTPNACVQCHDGKTNEWAESTLEKWHGKAPELSASEHSMLELRSLKAISQNAHMSLINDFSLNEIDRASAIAYLGNSGAELNDATVKSWVNSPLPLIRLAIAKVGFLLPEAERLKSYKQLLTDKLKSVRVAAAQNLSQTTAQLNGLNQSIIELAHANTVNTWRGEGNINQSLLALNKQDINGAIKSLQKGISVDPYFDASYVNLADIYYRLGQTAKMQSTLNSGLNAVPTSAPLHYANGMALIRSGNKPAAVDSFKHAMTLESNNVQYAYLYFLALDSIASTAQAVSELKLKIGAYNNAPQLKKLGMSFAQKLKNRSAYNYFNQLQ
- a CDS encoding sulfatase family protein; this translates as MKSYKYALTALVLIFAAIINKADAQSASDSNKPNIIWLVLEDISLDLSVYGTPEVKTPNLDRLANEGIRYNHAYATAAVCSTARSAFFTGMHATSIGAQNHRSHLDDGYYLPENIKMTSQFMREAGYVNLLMGPKQKTDFNFSTTINAFDAQDGEVKYSGGAYTHSPTDLKLLERPAWQTYIKEYSGQPFFAQINYSETHRTFIADKKNPIDPSKVKIPSYYPDHDITRRDWALYLETIQTVDQKVGNLFSELEKAGVLENTIVFIFGDHGRAMLRDKQWLYDGGLRVPLIVWGKGIESNQVNNELVSLIDVMPTTLDLVGLKVPDYVEGHIFLGKNKQKRDYIYAHKDRTDETDDRVRAVRNLRFKYIKNFYPEKPYNDFNAYKHLQYPVLALMESMHAKKLLTHEQALFFAPNRPQEELYDTFNDPDEVNNLALNKNYEEQLLTMRKELQRWQKATNDQGMIDETREVKEYWDDFFKKHYLTQMRLRGLSPKIAPDDYLIFWDKFLTEQGK
- a CDS encoding sulfatase family protein, with the translated sequence MLPNKLLVLGLFSIGIFNTFYSDAYAKEAQNGAEKPNIVLFYVDDLGWGDLSSYGATEVNTPNIDALAKNGIRFTDAHSSAATCSPSRYSLLTGEHAFRKNIRILKGDAPLVISEVQKTLPKMLQTAGYRTGIVGKWHLGLGDGNTPVNWNENVKPGPLEVGFDYSFLIPATGDRVPSVFLENHDVVNLEKSDPLFVNYNKKIGKRPTGYENPEILRQAADSQHNKTIVNGISRIGWMQGGKSAEWRDEEFNTVLSDKAKQFISKSSQQPFFLLFSFHDIHVPRLPNEMFRGKTNMGARGDSIVQMDWTTGQVVEKLRELNLLDNTLVIFTSDNGAVLTDGYDDEALKRIGTHKQNGPYRGGKYSIYEAGTRIPFIVHYPNRVKPGVSNSLFSQIDLYASIAELLGVPLEETEAIDSQNQLLPLFDASKLARKTLVQETPHAKGLRENSWKYIRPTEKDVAWVKAKKNIDPGTSKAPQLFDLDTDPSELHNLAAKYPDKVKLLEQKLQDIELQSIRLKSLK
- a CDS encoding TonB-dependent receptor, whose amino-acid sequence is MKSHFKLNAISAAIICTFVSGISVAEENTDEKKKVDKKESDVEVITVTGFRGSLQRAMNNKRFSEGVTDSIHAEDVGKSTDQNIADALSRVTGVTVQESNGEGTKISVRGANSNLNNISMNGVTLTSGLSGSGSNASAEQGVDLSSFSSDILSSIEVQKTASADQDEGSLGANVVLKTIKPLSLKKPIRSIELQGRYNDYSEDANRKVSASFSDKYLDDSLGVIFTFADETQNTRRDEYSASWDDEIHSAKAGKARDFSTGQIITEESEFLSQSSQSYGLNLDKRDRQSITLGLQYQPTADTDIQLDLTHSNQEVTLDNHQYDLQILSNLKNKNSDPQEDWWTINNENHTLVKRLDRSNRGRVFRLKGGSEIKNNIGTLSIDHHFTDNFSGKLIAGYSKTSQDSLPNARVMLAGKSKTNKLPITSNDPNEVTLQPQGYDCSSGSCQIIANKGFIQFPDGITDPSFGLAPGRTNPLDIQNFRVGNVSNDEDHNSDTNKSLFLDFDWNVDYLGVTKVEFGGKYSKRVKDVYSLTTKILNNSVVVDANGDELSIGGLTDITMADLLVSNDFPVNNFMDGIADPNQVHFLDGWGIVDPFKALALATDSESGLDVKPQPDESASRIIEQEVNALYGKINFEYFDGRLTGNIGLRYVKTETNAEAFNKVQFQKTPILYDFYDLIYNRGLANGNLPVCDFEPQYPNDDVTQTPSNLPASGSCAAWQLMYNYDMNDPSTFPDFVNRDGDTYLAPSALNSSNPNYILQVVYNDDGSVQHVLNNGVSSLDGRSTENPDLAAWLDRSTIDEFIDPVTGQPLGFKAGLRSKRTKGSASNDIFLPSLNLNYKFSDDFIGRFSVSKTMSRPTFDSTTPGANIDEKYVSAWGIGKANNVALKPLESTNLDLSFEWYFNNSGLVSVAFFHKDMTNFEENITETYIWKDIRTDYDLSSVDSIYDVLVEPTLKEDADGNPIPDTQNAQLNQYEETPGTPLDESGNTCMPDRVAHIELQDSLTANCHTVKLATVRNGKGATTQGIEINYTQNYDFLPGALSGLGLSVNYTYAESEKDIEVSAVSGVSVAPLPQTYTPKHSANTTVFWEKDDLMLRLAHRYSSVQLVNDNFAFGQGVAWLDSTSKLDFSSTYKINDNFTLSFQALNLTDETNRTFLTSRNYIIDGEVYDEGNALDQSVDTSRTISEYRTGRQYRIGIRASF